ACTACAAGATCCCGGGCAACGACGACGCGATCCGCTCCGTCACCCTGCTCACCCGCGTGATCGCCGACGCCGTCGCCGAGGGCCTCATCTCCCGCTCCGGTGCCGGCAAGGCCGAGGGTGACAAGGCCGCGGGCGAGCCGCTCGCCGCGTGGGAGCGCGACCTGCTCGAGGGCGAGAAGAAGGCCGACGACGCCGAGGTCCAGACCTCCGCCGAGACGGAGAAGGTCGCCGACGCCGAGCAGGCCGAGGTTGTCGCCGAGGCCGAGGCCGTTGTCGAGGCCCCGGCCGCCGAGGCCCCCGTCGCCGAGGCCCCGGCCGCGGACGCCGAGCAGGCCTGACCCCTCACCCCTTCGGGTCACGAACGGCGGGGGCACACCGAAGCCCCCGCCGTTCGGCCCGTAGATCTTCAGACTTCGAGAGAGATTCCAGGAATCATGGCGAACTACACCGCCGCCGACGTCAAGAAGCTCCGTGAGCTCACCGGCGCCGGCATGATGGACTGCAAGAAGGCGCTGGACGAGGCCGACGGCAACGTCGACAAGGCCGTCGAGGCGCTGCGCATCAAGGGCCAGAAGGGCGTCGCCAAGCGCGAAGGCCGCTCCGCCGAGAACGGCGCCGTGGTCTCCATCATCGCTGACGACAACTCCTCCGGTGTCCTGGTCGAGCTGAAGTGCGAGACGGACTTCGTCGCCAAGGGTGAGAAGTTCCAGACCGTCGCCAACGAGATCGCCCAGCACGTCGTCAAGACGTCGCCGGCCGACATCGAGGCGCTGCTCGGCTCCGAGATCGAGCCCGGCAAGACGGTTCAGGCGTTCGTCGACGAGGCCAACGCCAACCTGGGCGAGAAGATCGTCCTGGACCGCTTCGCCCAGTTCTCCGGTGCCTACGTGACCGCGTACATGCACCGCACCATGCCCGACCTGCCCCCGCAGATCGGTGTCCTGGTCGAGCTGGACAAGGCCGATGCCGACCTCGCCAAGGGTGTCGCGCAGCACATCGCCGCCTTCGCGCCGAAGTACCTCTCCAAGGAGGACGTCCCGGCCGAGGTCGTCGAGTCCGAGCGCCGCGTCGCCGAGGAGACCACCCGCGCCGAGGGCAAGCCCGAGGCCGCCCTCCCGAAGATCGTCGAGGGTCGCGTCAACGGCTTCTTCAAGGAGGCCACCCTCCTCGGTCAGCCGTACGCGCTCGACAACAAGAAGTCCGTCCAGAAGGTCCTGGACGAGGCCGGTGTCACCCTGAAGCGCTTCGTGCGCATCAAGGTCGGCATCTGAGTCCGTACCGCGATCGACGCGCGGCCCCTATAGGGTCGGCAGCAGTCGTCCGCGTACGCCGACACGCGCGCGTGCGTGACGGACGACAGCAGATCTGACGAGGAGGCCATTGCCGCGTATGGGAGACAACACCCCACCGGCAATGGCCTTCTTCGTATGTGCACCATGAGGAGATCTCCATGACCACCACCCAGGCCGACAAGGGCGAGAAGACCGACGACGGCAAAGGCGCGGGCCGCTTTCTGCTGAAGCTTTCCGGCGAGGCGTTCGCCGGAGGCGGCGGACTGGGCGTCGACCCCGACGTGGTGCACAAGATCGCCCGCGAGATCGCGGCCGTCGTGCGCGGCGGCGCCCAGATCGCCGTCGTCATCGGCGGCGGCAACTTCTTCCGCGGCGCCGAGCTCCAGCAGCGCGGCATGGACCGGGCCCGGTCCGACTACATGGGCATGCTCGGCACGGTCATGAACTGCCTCGCCCTCCAGGACTTCCTGGAGAAGGAAGGCATCGACAGTCGGGTGCAGACCGCCATCACCATGGGCCAGGTCGCCGAGCCGTACATCCCGCTGCGCGCCGTACGGCACCTGGAGAAGGGCCGTGTGGTCATCTTCGGCGCCGGTATGGGCATGCCGTACTTCTCCACCGACACCACCGCCGCCCAGCGCGCCCTGGAGATCGACGCCGAGGCCCTGCTGATGGGCAAGAACGGCGTGGACGGGGTCTACGACTCCGACCCCAAGACCAACCCCGAGGCCGTCAAGTTCGACTCGCTCGGCTACGGCGAGGTCATCACGCGCGACCTCAAGGTCGCCGACATGACCGCCATCACGCTGTGCCGCGACAACAAGCTGCCGATCCTGGTCTTCGAGCTCCTGGCGGAGGGCAATATCGCTCGGGCGGTCAAGGGTGAGAAGATCGGCACACTCGTGGGTGACCAAAGCGGCCGGGCCTGACCGGGACCGACCTCGGCCGGGGACAAGTCCGGGCCGAGGATGGACCCTGACCGGGGGATGGACAATGTCCTGCCGGTCCGGAACCGTGCAGGAATAAGACGCGACGCAGCCGGCCGCCACCCCGACGAGGAGCAGCTGCCGGGCCTACTCAAGACACGCAGGAGCAAGTGGTGATCGAAGAGACCCTCCTCGAGGCCGAGGAGAAGATGGAGAAGGCCGTCGTGGTCGCCAAGGAGGACTTCGCCGCGATTCGCACCGGCCGTGCGCACCCGGCGATGTTCAACAAGATCGTGGCCGACTACTACGGCGCGCTGACGCCGATCAACCAGCTGGCCTCGTTCTCGGTGCCGGAGCCGCGCATGGCCGTGGTGACCCCGTTCGACAAGAGCGCGATGCGCAACATCGAGCAGGCGATCCGTGACTCCGACCTGGGCGTCAACCCGAGCAACGACGGCAACATCATCCGGGTGGTGTTCCCCGAGCTGACCGAGGAGCGCCGCAAGGACTACATCAAGGTCGCCAAGACCAAGGGCGAGGACGCCAAGGTGTCCATCCGCTCGGTCCGCCGCAAGGCCAAGGACGCCATCGACAAGCTGATCAAGGACGGCGAGGTCGGCGAGGACGAGGGCCGTCGCGCGGAGAAGGAGCTCGACGACACCACCGCGAAGTACGTCGCTCAGGTGGACGAGCTTCTGAAGCACAAGGAAGCGGAGCTGCTCGAGGTCTGATGAACGACTCTTCCTGGGGGGCGCCGCCACAAGCCGGGTACTGGGGGCCGTCCGAGCAGGGGCCTGCCCAGGGGGCAGCCCCGGCGGGTCCCGCATACGATGCGCATAGCGCGCAGCAGACTCGCCCCGTGCCCATCGTGCCCGACGTACCCGCACACGGCGGAGACCAGGATGACGACCGGGGGGCCGCTCGGCTGAGCGGCCCCCTGTTCCGCGACGACACCCCGTCGGCGGGATCCCTCGGGACCCCGTCGCAGAAGCCGCAGGAGCCCATGCCCAGCCCCGTCCCACAGCCCGCGCCCGCACCGCAGAAGAAGAGTGCGGGACGCGATCTGGGTGCCGCGATAGGGGTCGGCGTCGGGCTCGGCGCGGTGATCGTCGCGTCGTTGTTCGTCGTCAAGGCCGTGTTCGTCGGGGTCATAGCGGTCGCCGTGGTGGTGGGCCTGTGGGAGCTCACGTCACGGCTCGAGGAGCGCAAGGGCATCAAGGCGCCGCTCGTCCCGCTCGCGGTGGGCGGTGCGGCGATGGTCGTTTCCGGCTACGTCCGGGGCGCCGAGGGCGCGTGGGTGGCGATGGCGCTCACCGCGCTGGCGGTCCTGGTCTGGCGGATGACGGAACCGCCCGAGGGCTATCTGAAGGACGTCACGGCCGGCGTCTTCGCGGCCTTCTACGTGCCGTTCCTGGCGACGTTCGTGGCCATGATGCTGACCGCCGACGACGGTCCGCGCCGCGTCCTGACGTTCCTGCTGCTGACGGTCGTCAGCGACACGGGCGCGTACGCGATCGGCTGGCGCTTCGGCAAGCACAAGCTGGCGCCGCGCATCAGCCCGGGCAAGACCCGTGAGGGCCTGTTCGGTGCGGTCACCTTCGCGATGGCCGGGGGCGCGCTGTGCATGCAGTACCTGATCGAGGACGGCACGTGGTGGCAGGGGCTGATCCTGGGCTTCGCGGTCGCGGCCACCGCCACGCTCGGCGACCTCGGCGAATCCATGATCAAGCGGGACCTGGGCATCAAGGACATGGGCACCCTGTTGCCGGGCCACGGCGGGATCATGGACCGGCTGGACTCGCTCCTGCCGACGGCGCCGGTGGTCTGGCTGCTGCTGGTGCTCTTCGTGGGATCCGGCTGACCTGCGCGCATGCTACTGAGGGGCTCGTCGTCCACAGGACGGCGGGCCCCTTTTCGTCGGGCAGCCGACGGCTTCTCGTCGGGCGGCCGGCGGCCCGGGGTCAGTGGTGACCCAGTCCGCCGCTGCCGAACGAGCCGCTGCCGCCGTCGTGCCAGCGCTCGCGCTTCTGCGACGGGCTGGTGCGGGTCGACATATGGGTCAGCTCGTACGGGGTGAGAGCGTGCTGGCCCTTGGCCACCTTGGGTACCTCGGCGGGCTCCCGGACCTCCCGCATCTCGCGGACCGGACCACCCTGCGGTATGTGCGGCTGTTCCTCGGCGCGTGGCAGACGCGGTGCGCGGGTCCGCATACGGCAGCTCAGCCAGAAGCTGCCGCCCAGGAGTGTGATGAGCGCCACGGCGATCAAGAACAGCGCGAGGCTGATCAGACCGCTGGGCTCCGCCAAATACATCGATGCAGTACTCATATCAGGCAAATACCCTCAAATTCCCCAACGAACCGACCGCCCCTCCAGCTGCCCCGACCACGCCGGACGCCTGGTCGAACGCGTGATCAGACGAAAGCTTCCGTCCTCGGCGGAATGTGGATCTGGTAGCAAGGGCGGCGCCCTGCACGGCTCGCGGCCCAGGTCACGCGATTCGATCTGCGACACTGGTATGGCCATGCCTAAGCCCGGAGAACTCACATTCGTCGCCCCCCGCGGAGCCAAGAAGCCGCCGCGGCACCTCGCCGACCTCACGCCCGCCGAGCGCAAAGAGGCGGTTGCCGCGATCGGTGAGAAGCCGTTTCGCGCCAAGCAGCTCTCGCAGCACTACTTCGCGCGGTACGCGCACGACCCGGCGGAGTGGACTGACATCCCGGCCGCCGCGCGCGGCAAGCTCCAGGAGGCGCTGCTTCCCGAGCTGATGACGGTCGTGCGGCATCTGTCGACCGACCAGGACACCACGCGCAAGACTCTGTGGCGCCTGTTCGACGGCACACTCGTCGAGTCCGTGCTGATGCGCTACCCGGACCGCGTGACCATGTGCATCAGCTCGCAGGCGGGCTGCGGGATGAACTGCCCGTTCTGTGCCACCGGACAGGCCGGCCTGGACCGGAACCTGTCCACGGGCGAGATCGTGCACCAGATCGTGGACGGGATGCGGGCTCTCAGGGACGGCGAGATCCCGGGCGGCCCGGCGCGGCTGAGCAACATCGTCTTCATGGGCATGGGCGAGCCGCTCGCCAACTACAAGCGGGTCGTGGGTGCCATCCGCGCGCTCACCGACCCCGAGCCGGACGGACTCGGGCTCTCGCAGCGCGGGATCACCGTGTCGACGGTCGGGCTGGTGCCCGCCATCCACCGGTTCTCCGACGAGGGCTTCAAGTGCCGCCTCGCCATCTCGCTGCACGCCCCGGACGACGAGCTGCGCGACACCCTCGTCCCCGTCAACACGCGGTGGAAGGTGCGCGAGGTGCTGGACGCCGGCTGGGAGTACGCGGCCAAGTCCGGGCGCCGTCTGTCCATCGAGTACGCCCTCATCCGGGACATCAACGACCAGGCATGGCGTGGTGACCGGCTCGGGCGGCTGCTCAGGGGCAAGCCCGTGCACGTCAACCTCATCCCGCTGAACCCGACACCGGGTTCGAAGTGGACCGCCTCGCGGCCCGAGGACGAGAAGGCGTTCGTCGAGGCGATCGCGGCTCACGGGGTGCCGGTGACCGTCCGGGACACCCGGGGCCAGGAGATCGACGGAGCCTGTGGTCAGCTCGCCGCCACCGAGCGGTAATCTGGCGAGGTCCACCCACATCTTCATATTCCGACAGGGGAGCGCCACAGCGCTGAGAGTGCGGTAGCCGGAGCACCGGTGGGCCGCAGACCCTCTGAACCTTGCCCAGGTCATTCTGGGTAGGAAGTTCGGGCATCACTCAAGCTGTTGCGCCCTGCCCGGGAACCTTCCGAGGATCCCGGGCAGGGCCGCGTCTCTTCCTGGTCACCCCAGGAGGAATTCAGTGATCACCAAGAGGACGACCACGGCCGTCGCCATCGGACTGGGCCTCGTCACGCTGTCCGCGTGCGGGTCCTCCGACAGCGCCGGTGCCGGGGACTCCAAGACCGTCACGCTCGTCAGCCACGACTCGTGGGCCGTGTCGAAGAGCGTGCTGGAGGACTTCGAGAAGCAGTCCGGGTACAAGGTCAGGGTCCTCAAGGACGGCGACGCCGGGCAGGCCGTCAACAAGGCCATCCTCACCAAGGACAACCCGCAGGGCGACGTCTTCTTCGGCGTCGACAACACCCTGCTGTCCCGCGCGCTCGACAACGGGCTGTTCCAGTCGTACGAGGCCAAGGGCTCCGACCAGATCGTCCAGCAGTACCGGATCGACCAGGACAGGCACCGGGTCACGCCCATCGACTCCGGTGACATCTGCGTCAACTACGACAAGGCCTACTTCAGCAAGCACAAGCTGGCCCCGCCGGCCTCCTTCGACGACCTGATCAAGCCCGCGTACAAGAACCTCCTCGTCACCGAGAACGCGGCCACGTCCTCGCCCGGCCTCGGCTTCCTGCTCGGGACCGCCGCGAGGTACGGGGACGACGGCTGGCCGGACTACTGGAAGAAGCTCAAGGCCAACGGCGTGAAGGTGGTCGACGGCTGGGAGCAGGCCTACAACGACGAGTTCTCCGGGTCCGCGGGCGGCAAGAAG
This portion of the Streptomyces mirabilis genome encodes:
- the tsf gene encoding translation elongation factor Ts is translated as MANYTAADVKKLRELTGAGMMDCKKALDEADGNVDKAVEALRIKGQKGVAKREGRSAENGAVVSIIADDNSSGVLVELKCETDFVAKGEKFQTVANEIAQHVVKTSPADIEALLGSEIEPGKTVQAFVDEANANLGEKIVLDRFAQFSGAYVTAYMHRTMPDLPPQIGVLVELDKADADLAKGVAQHIAAFAPKYLSKEDVPAEVVESERRVAEETTRAEGKPEAALPKIVEGRVNGFFKEATLLGQPYALDNKKSVQKVLDEAGVTLKRFVRIKVGI
- the pyrH gene encoding UMP kinase; protein product: MTTTQADKGEKTDDGKGAGRFLLKLSGEAFAGGGGLGVDPDVVHKIAREIAAVVRGGAQIAVVIGGGNFFRGAELQQRGMDRARSDYMGMLGTVMNCLALQDFLEKEGIDSRVQTAITMGQVAEPYIPLRAVRHLEKGRVVIFGAGMGMPYFSTDTTAAQRALEIDAEALLMGKNGVDGVYDSDPKTNPEAVKFDSLGYGEVITRDLKVADMTAITLCRDNKLPILVFELLAEGNIARAVKGEKIGTLVGDQSGRA
- the frr gene encoding ribosome recycling factor; translation: MIEETLLEAEEKMEKAVVVAKEDFAAIRTGRAHPAMFNKIVADYYGALTPINQLASFSVPEPRMAVVTPFDKSAMRNIEQAIRDSDLGVNPSNDGNIIRVVFPELTEERRKDYIKVAKTKGEDAKVSIRSVRRKAKDAIDKLIKDGEVGEDEGRRAEKELDDTTAKYVAQVDELLKHKEAELLEV
- a CDS encoding phosphatidate cytidylyltransferase; translated protein: MNDSSWGAPPQAGYWGPSEQGPAQGAAPAGPAYDAHSAQQTRPVPIVPDVPAHGGDQDDDRGAARLSGPLFRDDTPSAGSLGTPSQKPQEPMPSPVPQPAPAPQKKSAGRDLGAAIGVGVGLGAVIVASLFVVKAVFVGVIAVAVVVGLWELTSRLEERKGIKAPLVPLAVGGAAMVVSGYVRGAEGAWVAMALTALAVLVWRMTEPPEGYLKDVTAGVFAAFYVPFLATFVAMMLTADDGPRRVLTFLLLTVVSDTGAYAIGWRFGKHKLAPRISPGKTREGLFGAVTFAMAGGALCMQYLIEDGTWWQGLILGFAVAATATLGDLGESMIKRDLGIKDMGTLLPGHGGIMDRLDSLLPTAPVVWLLLVLFVGSG
- a CDS encoding DUF6479 family protein yields the protein MSTASMYLAEPSGLISLALFLIAVALITLLGGSFWLSCRMRTRAPRLPRAEEQPHIPQGGPVREMREVREPAEVPKVAKGQHALTPYELTHMSTRTSPSQKRERWHDGGSGSFGSGGLGHH
- the rlmN gene encoding 23S rRNA (adenine(2503)-C(2))-methyltransferase RlmN, with protein sequence MPKPGELTFVAPRGAKKPPRHLADLTPAERKEAVAAIGEKPFRAKQLSQHYFARYAHDPAEWTDIPAAARGKLQEALLPELMTVVRHLSTDQDTTRKTLWRLFDGTLVESVLMRYPDRVTMCISSQAGCGMNCPFCATGQAGLDRNLSTGEIVHQIVDGMRALRDGEIPGGPARLSNIVFMGMGEPLANYKRVVGAIRALTDPEPDGLGLSQRGITVSTVGLVPAIHRFSDEGFKCRLAISLHAPDDELRDTLVPVNTRWKVREVLDAGWEYAAKSGRRLSIEYALIRDINDQAWRGDRLGRLLRGKPVHVNLIPLNPTPGSKWTASRPEDEKAFVEAIAAHGVPVTVRDTRGQEIDGACGQLAATER
- a CDS encoding thiamine ABC transporter substrate-binding protein; this translates as MTKRTTTAVAIGLGLVTLSACGSSDSAGAGDSKTVTLVSHDSWAVSKSVLEDFEKQSGYKVRVLKDGDAGQAVNKAILTKDNPQGDVFFGVDNTLLSRALDNGLFQSYEAKGSDQIVQQYRIDQDRHRVTPIDSGDICVNYDKAYFSKHKLAPPASFDDLIKPAYKNLLVTENAATSSPGLGFLLGTAARYGDDGWPDYWKKLKANGVKVVDGWEQAYNDEFSGSAGGKKAKADRPLVVSYASSPPAEVIYADPKPKTAPTGVASGTCFRQVEYAGLLSNAKNTKGGKALLDFLIGVKFQDDMPLNMFVYPVRTAAHVPEEFVKFGPQAKDPETLAPAKIADNRDQWVKSWTSLVLK